The following coding sequences are from one Ruminococcus flavefaciens AE3010 window:
- the yicI gene encoding alpha-xylosidase — MKISDGYWLSRTGYNVRWAVQIYDTEADENSITVYAASSFISNRGMTLGGPMFTVRFTSTLENSIKVRIEHFSGERKTAPAFALNEDKDFKPVIKKHRSGWELISGKTSVRIGKSKKDWDISYWYGDRLLTKSGWRTTSIIEEEPWHRSARESAEADKRFFDKWDNGGNTHIREMLNLAVGEYIYGFGEKFTSFVKNGQSVEVWNNDGGTCTEQSYKSVPFFVSSRNYGVFVNHPERVSFEVGSETVSKTAFSVQGEHLEYFLFGGESIAEVIKRYTALTGRPALPPPWSFGLWLSTSFTTEYDEKTVSFFIDEMKQRNIPLDVFHFDCFWMKEFEWCGFEWDDRKFSDPKAMIERLKAKGIRICVWINPYIGQRSAAFRECLDRGYLLKNRDGSVFQCDMWQPGMSIIDFTNPKARSWFADKIRQLADMGVDAIKTDFGERIPTDVKYFDGSDPYKMHNYYAYIYNKTVFEALEAANGSACLFARAATAGCQQFPVHWGGDCFSSYESMGETLRGGLSLCMSGFGFFSHDISGFEATGTPDLYKRWTAFGLMSTHSRYHGNSSYRVPWHFDEESCDVSRHFVELKGRLMPYIWANAVKAHLTGVPVMRAMAVDFGYDRSALTVDTQYMLGDSLLVAPVFSEDGECSFYLPVGGVWTDIQTGEALMGGSWYTKKYDYFGLPLYAKPNSIIVYGSFKDTADYDYADGMRIVIYGMEEGCTAEAVIYDRSGAVEAEIKAVRSGKRISLTVKGTDKPYTAESAQGLSISAAK; from the coding sequence ATGAAGATCTCCGACGGATACTGGCTCAGCAGGACGGGCTATAATGTCCGCTGGGCTGTGCAGATATATGACACGGAAGCCGATGAAAACTCAATCACGGTCTATGCCGCTTCCAGCTTCATCTCCAACAGGGGCATGACTCTGGGCGGCCCCATGTTCACGGTGAGGTTCACCTCTACCCTTGAAAACAGCATCAAGGTCCGCATCGAGCATTTCAGCGGCGAGAGAAAGACCGCTCCTGCTTTTGCACTGAACGAGGACAAGGACTTCAAGCCGGTGATAAAAAAACACCGCAGCGGCTGGGAGCTCATCTCTGGAAAGACCTCCGTTAGAATAGGCAAGAGCAAAAAGGACTGGGATATCTCCTACTGGTACGGGGACAGGCTCCTTACAAAGTCGGGCTGGCGCACCACCTCCATAATCGAGGAGGAGCCGTGGCACAGAAGCGCCCGTGAGTCCGCAGAGGCTGACAAGCGATTCTTCGACAAATGGGACAACGGCGGGAATACCCATATCCGCGAGATGCTGAACCTTGCCGTGGGGGAGTACATCTACGGCTTTGGCGAGAAGTTCACCTCATTCGTGAAGAACGGGCAGTCCGTTGAGGTATGGAACAACGACGGCGGCACCTGTACGGAGCAGAGCTACAAGTCTGTGCCTTTCTTTGTGTCGTCCCGAAATTACGGCGTTTTCGTCAATCACCCCGAGCGTGTCAGCTTCGAGGTAGGCAGCGAGACCGTGTCGAAAACAGCCTTTTCGGTACAGGGGGAGCACCTTGAATACTTCCTCTTCGGCGGCGAGTCCATAGCTGAAGTCATCAAGCGGTATACAGCACTTACGGGCAGACCTGCCCTGCCGCCTCCATGGTCATTCGGACTGTGGCTGTCCACGTCATTTACTACGGAGTACGACGAAAAGACGGTCAGCTTCTTTATCGATGAGATGAAGCAGAGAAACATACCCCTTGACGTTTTCCACTTCGACTGCTTCTGGATGAAGGAATTCGAGTGGTGCGGCTTTGAGTGGGATGACAGGAAATTCAGCGACCCGAAGGCGATGATAGAGCGGCTCAAAGCCAAAGGCATAAGGATATGCGTTTGGATAAATCCCTATATCGGTCAGAGGTCTGCTGCCTTCAGGGAGTGCCTTGACAGGGGATATCTGCTGAAAAACAGGGACGGCTCGGTGTTCCAGTGCGATATGTGGCAGCCCGGCATGAGCATAATCGACTTCACCAATCCAAAGGCGCGGAGCTGGTTTGCCGATAAGATACGTCAGCTTGCGGATATGGGCGTGGACGCCATAAAGACCGACTTCGGCGAGCGTATCCCCACCGATGTGAAGTATTTCGACGGCTCCGACCCCTATAAAATGCATAACTACTACGCTTATATCTACAACAAGACCGTTTTTGAAGCTCTTGAAGCCGCCAACGGCAGCGCCTGTCTCTTTGCCCGTGCGGCGACGGCAGGCTGTCAGCAGTTCCCCGTACACTGGGGCGGAGACTGCTTCTCCTCATACGAATCAATGGGGGAGACCCTCAGAGGGGGACTTTCCCTGTGCATGTCGGGCTTCGGCTTCTTCTCCCACGATATCAGCGGCTTTGAGGCAACGGGCACGCCCGACCTTTACAAGCGCTGGACAGCTTTCGGGCTCATGTCCACTCATTCCCGATATCACGGCAACAGCTCCTATCGTGTGCCGTGGCATTTCGACGAGGAGAGCTGCGATGTATCACGGCATTTTGTGGAGCTTAAAGGCAGGCTCATGCCTTATATATGGGCGAATGCAGTCAAAGCCCACCTGACGGGAGTCCCCGTTATGCGTGCTATGGCTGTGGACTTCGGCTATGACCGCAGCGCCCTCACCGTGGACACTCAGTATATGCTGGGAGATTCACTGCTTGTGGCGCCTGTTTTCAGCGAGGACGGAGAGTGCAGCTTCTATCTGCCTGTGGGCGGCGTCTGGACGGATATACAGACAGGGGAGGCTCTCATGGGCGGCAGCTGGTACACGAAGAAGTACGATTACTTCGGTCTGCCGTTATATGCAAAGCCAAATTCCATAATAGTTTACGGCAGCTTCAAGGATACTGCGGACTACGATTACGCAGACGGCATGAGGATAGTCATTTACGGCATGGAGGAGGGCTGTACCGCGGAGGCCGTCATATATGACCGCAGCGGCGCTGTTGAAGCGGAGATAAAGGCTGTCCGCAGCGGAAAGCGGATATCCCTTACGGTCAAGGGTACGGACAAGCCCTATACTGCCGAAAGTGCTCAGGGACTGAGTATCTCTGCCGCAAAATGA
- a CDS encoding CPBP family intramembrane glutamic endopeptidase yields MPEFSVPFEPAKVEKNTIRKFYNIGGFTALFQFAGSNIFAMLLMIGITAILRAVNPDASTGAVSHYMTKGAIFVAINMLTFLTANVLFAFIGLKWAKIKPSSLIKTRDYHFSDAVTHCLAGLFIWVTAAYISSGIEDIVSQYGFTTDVMDDDYGKTGLGLAIMTIYTCFIAPVTEELFFRGALMKIFSKSNQRFGIVASAVFFGLAHGNLPQFMLAFLIGVFMGHIDMKHNSIIPSVVVHIFINTMVTVMSEFNDNEVVMGLISLGLIIMGIIGFVLLLVFRKGCRLPVSTPAQSRRGIAIAKTSIGIILAFSVQLIYLVLLILTTKK; encoded by the coding sequence ATGCCCGAGTTTTCGGTGCCCTTTGAGCCTGCAAAGGTGGAAAAGAACACTATCAGGAAATTTTACAATATAGGCGGATTTACGGCGCTGTTCCAGTTTGCGGGCTCCAATATATTTGCAATGCTTCTGATGATCGGTATCACAGCCATTCTCCGCGCTGTGAATCCTGACGCTTCAACGGGAGCGGTCAGCCATTACATGACCAAGGGAGCTATATTCGTTGCTATTAATATGCTGACATTCCTGACGGCAAACGTATTATTTGCATTTATCGGACTTAAATGGGCAAAAATAAAGCCCTCGTCACTTATAAAGACCCGCGATTATCACTTCTCGGACGCAGTTACCCACTGCCTTGCGGGACTTTTCATATGGGTGACTGCGGCTTATATATCCTCGGGTATCGAGGACATAGTTTCCCAGTACGGTTTCACCACCGATGTCATGGACGACGACTACGGCAAGACAGGGCTCGGATTGGCCATAATGACCATATACACCTGTTTTATCGCCCCTGTCACGGAGGAGCTCTTCTTCCGCGGAGCGCTGATGAAGATATTCTCCAAATCCAATCAGCGGTTCGGCATCGTAGCTTCGGCAGTCTTCTTCGGACTTGCCCACGGAAATCTTCCCCAGTTCATGCTGGCGTTCCTTATCGGCGTATTCATGGGACATATCGACATGAAGCACAATTCCATCATACCGTCGGTGGTAGTTCATATCTTCATAAACACAATGGTCACTGTGATGAGCGAGTTCAACGACAACGAAGTTGTAATGGGACTTATATCTCTGGGACTCATAATTATGGGAATAATCGGCTTTGTATTGCTTCTGGTGTTCAGAAAGGGCTGTAGGTTACCTGTTTCCACACCTGCACAGTCCCGCCGCGGCATAGCCATTGCAAAGACCTCAATTGGTATCATACTTGCGTTCTCGGTACAGCTCATCTACCTTGTACTTCTGATACTGACGACAAAAAAATAA
- a CDS encoding helix-turn-helix domain-containing protein has product MNKEVEKAVGNNIRRLREKADITQEQLSARLQVNGCDITRSALAKIEVGQRHLYPDEIILLKKLLNVSYDDIFEI; this is encoded by the coding sequence ATGAATAAAGAGGTGGAAAAGGCGGTAGGGAACAACATCAGGCGGCTGCGTGAAAAAGCCGATATTACGCAGGAACAGCTCTCGGCGCGGTTGCAGGTCAACGGCTGCGACATCACGCGGAGCGCCCTTGCCAAGATAGAAGTGGGACAGCGCCACCTTTACCCCGACGAGATAATACTGCTGAAAAAGCTGCTGAACGTCAGCTACGATGATATATTTGAGATATAA
- a CDS encoding CPBP family intramembrane glutamic endopeptidase, which produces MLNYRPKMFDEASKSHASKNIFIISLIFIAVFIVIAILESIVPSIMTMKPLLEELAENDLMGTAALSDPGAVMDISIRVASKPDVMLVGLFSTIFGTICTLIYCRCIEVRKVSSMGARKSKFLQNYLLGFVIGIAFMTVISLLGLLFGVNSIKLSDDIDFGWIMLFFFGFIIQGMSEEFIFRGYFMNTIGGSGKHTLVAVGLSSLAFAIAHCGNSGFGPLPFFNLILFGVFAALYMILFDNIWGVCAIHSLWNFTQGNIYGISVSGTGNTPSIFRTTAKSSHAFLTGGDFGIEGSIFTTIVLLAATALVLYGISKKAAAQPAEAA; this is translated from the coding sequence ATGCTGAATTACAGACCAAAAATGTTTGATGAGGCTTCAAAGTCACACGCTTCAAAAAACATTTTCATAATCTCACTTATTTTTATAGCAGTTTTTATAGTTATAGCCATACTCGAATCCATTGTCCCGAGTATAATGACCATGAAGCCGCTCCTTGAAGAATTGGCGGAAAACGACCTTATGGGCACCGCGGCGCTTTCAGATCCGGGGGCAGTCATGGACATTTCCATAAGAGTCGCTTCAAAACCCGATGTAATGCTCGTTGGGCTGTTCTCCACCATATTCGGCACCATATGCACACTGATATACTGCCGCTGCATCGAGGTGAGAAAGGTCTCATCAATGGGCGCACGAAAGTCAAAGTTCTTACAGAATTACCTTTTGGGCTTCGTGATAGGTATCGCATTTATGACGGTGATATCACTTCTCGGCTTATTATTCGGCGTAAACAGCATAAAGCTCAGCGATGATATTGACTTTGGCTGGATAATGCTTTTCTTCTTCGGCTTCATCATTCAGGGCATGAGCGAGGAATTCATCTTCCGCGGATACTTTATGAACACCATTGGCGGAAGCGGCAAGCACACGCTGGTGGCAGTCGGTCTCAGCTCGCTGGCATTTGCAATCGCACATTGCGGAAACTCGGGCTTCGGTCCGCTGCCCTTCTTCAATCTCATACTTTTCGGCGTATTCGCAGCTCTCTACATGATATTATTCGACAATATCTGGGGTGTATGCGCGATACACTCACTCTGGAACTTCACACAGGGCAATATCTACGGAATAAGTGTCAGCGGTACAGGTAATACTCCGTCCATATTCCGCACCACGGCAAAGAGCTCCCATGCTTTCCTCACAGGCGGAGATTTCGGCATCGAGGGCAGTATCTTCACCACTATTGTGCTTCTTGCAGCAACAGCACTGGTACTGTACGGCATATCCAAGAAAGCCGCAGCACAGCCTGCGGAAGCAGCGTGA
- a CDS encoding endo-1,4-beta-xylanase, giving the protein MKAKKFIAGLTAASCLSGVVATMPDVVLRTYAAEIVSNDFECSYEGWYNEGDYTELTAQPGGGAGSSRGMKITGRLSKEEGVASSKGLYLFGGDKYTYSVKVYSETTQKFHFTLLTIDDETGEERTVELDSKNVKAGEWTELKGTDRASKASYEYKLRIYTDSTDDFSFDDFLIMGDKAANEAHAAPAGKGLKDEFAKYFRVGNILNGGTVTNSGITGIILKDHNAIECENETKPDATIVQNGSTNTNVKVSLSRCAAICDFAQKNNIAFRGHTLVWHSQTPDWFFKTDFSNNGSWVNTTVMDQRMESYIKNMFNAFATQYPQLNLYSYDVCNEVINDGTASQGGVRPSNGNGSSKWAQVYGGNGFVEKAFTYARKYAPEGCQLFYNDYNEFANDKQNCIINTILKPLKAKGLIDGMGMQSHLNCAASNAWGDTNSYLAAMDKYLNLGLDVQVTELDLSTEGGKYSMADQANKYKAIFKHAMDWNKNHPNGPFVSLVQVWGPNDNNSWVGTDKSSGRSNAPLLYNGSNQPKEAYSAITSLVPDSDWGTGIPYTGPRANGGGTYVPPEPPKADERGYWFESTFENGTDNWTGRGSASVDTSSSAKYAGSKSLYVSGREASWNGAALTLNTQAFEPGQEYSFSVNAMTNSGDAVTEFKFTLQYNDGSETQYAEIATASAPKGEWVQLANTNYKIPAGASDMQIYVETTDENNTVDFFIDNAVGAVAGTKIPGAGQPEVPNNGSNTTPVSTTLHYGDINYDGSINSFDLVEARKGLIAGGFSDSNAQKAADVNQNREFNVADLLLLQEFVLGKISEFPVEKPVVTTLEDPSKYEAKFSGLSLAESFKKQNENNPLYTQRFGADPGWMVYDGRLYVYTTADEFAYKNNQMIENDYSSGYINCLSTADLVNWTDHGQIPVAKTRVNGTPIAKWANNAWAPDAAWKNINGQDKFFLYFANNGSGIGVITADDPTFTKNVKDPLGHELISRSTPNSNVTWLFDPGVYYDPDTKTGIIAYGGGVPSGQAAQTKQGRIAKLGDDMISISGTPIDPGTPYLFEDSSMIKIGNTWYYSFCHNWNVPGGTSVNGQSFSNADIGYMTSTNPLSGYQYQGVVFKNTGTQRLDNGGNNHHSIIEFKGGYYVLYHSRQLEMRMGVNGGKGLNYRSPCIDKATLNNGKITCNGSQTGVSQIENLNPYETVQAETMSNQSKNISISGVGNTTVKVKKGDWIKVSGVDLSNGVSSITVKGSGNAYVKFCVGSTTGTCIGYGELNGSENELAAVENDVNGVKDIYMVFSGDCEFDYWKFA; this is encoded by the coding sequence ATGAAAGCAAAAAAGTTTATTGCCGGTCTTACGGCAGCAAGCTGCCTTTCAGGGGTTGTAGCCACAATGCCCGACGTCGTACTGCGCACATATGCTGCAGAGATCGTTTCAAATGATTTCGAGTGCAGTTACGAAGGCTGGTATAATGAAGGCGATTACACTGAGCTCACAGCTCAGCCCGGAGGCGGCGCAGGATCTTCACGAGGCATGAAGATCACAGGACGTCTCAGCAAGGAGGAAGGCGTAGCTTCTTCAAAGGGTCTTTACCTTTTCGGCGGCGACAAGTACACCTACAGTGTTAAGGTATACAGCGAGACCACTCAGAAGTTCCACTTCACTCTTCTTACTATCGACGATGAAACAGGCGAGGAAAGAACTGTTGAGCTCGATTCCAAGAACGTAAAGGCCGGCGAGTGGACAGAGCTTAAGGGTACTGACAGAGCTTCTAAGGCGAGCTACGAGTACAAGCTCAGGATCTATACAGATTCAACCGATGACTTCTCGTTCGATGATTTCCTTATCATGGGTGACAAGGCAGCTAATGAGGCACATGCTGCTCCCGCAGGCAAGGGACTCAAGGACGAATTCGCAAAGTACTTCCGCGTAGGTAATATCCTCAACGGCGGTACTGTAACAAACAGCGGTATCACAGGTATTATCCTGAAGGATCACAACGCTATCGAGTGCGAGAACGAGACAAAGCCTGATGCTACTATCGTTCAGAACGGCTCAACAAATACAAACGTCAAGGTTTCACTCAGCCGCTGCGCAGCTATCTGCGACTTCGCACAGAAGAACAATATCGCTTTCAGAGGACATACCCTCGTATGGCACAGCCAGACTCCTGACTGGTTCTTCAAGACAGACTTCAGCAATAACGGCTCATGGGTAAACACAACTGTAATGGATCAGCGTATGGAAAGCTACATAAAGAATATGTTCAATGCTTTCGCTACTCAGTATCCACAGCTCAACCTTTACTCATACGACGTATGTAACGAGGTTATCAACGACGGTACAGCTTCACAGGGCGGTGTAAGACCTTCAAACGGTAACGGAAGCTCCAAGTGGGCTCAGGTTTACGGCGGCAACGGCTTCGTTGAAAAGGCTTTCACCTATGCAAGAAAGTACGCTCCCGAGGGCTGTCAGCTCTTCTACAACGACTATAACGAGTTCGCTAACGACAAGCAGAACTGTATCATCAATACTATCCTCAAACCTCTCAAGGCTAAGGGACTCATCGACGGTATGGGTATGCAGTCTCACCTCAACTGCGCTGCAAGCAACGCATGGGGCGATACAAACTCTTACCTCGCTGCTATGGATAAGTACCTCAACCTCGGTCTCGATGTTCAGGTAACAGAGCTCGACCTCTCAACTGAGGGCGGCAAGTACTCAATGGCAGACCAGGCTAACAAGTACAAGGCTATCTTCAAACACGCTATGGACTGGAATAAAAACCATCCAAACGGACCTTTCGTATCACTCGTTCAGGTCTGGGGACCAAACGACAACAACTCATGGGTCGGTACAGATAAGTCAAGCGGCAGAAGCAACGCTCCTCTCCTGTACAACGGAAGCAACCAGCCTAAGGAAGCTTACAGCGCTATAACAAGCCTCGTTCCCGACAGCGACTGGGGAACAGGTATCCCGTACACAGGTCCGAGAGCTAACGGCGGCGGTACTTATGTTCCACCCGAGCCGCCTAAGGCTGACGAGAGAGGCTACTGGTTTGAAAGCACATTCGAGAACGGCACAGACAACTGGACAGGCAGAGGCTCTGCTTCAGTTGATACAAGCAGCTCCGCTAAGTACGCAGGCAGCAAGTCGCTCTATGTAAGCGGACGTGAAGCTTCATGGAACGGCGCAGCACTTACTCTTAACACACAGGCATTCGAGCCTGGTCAGGAGTACAGCTTCTCTGTAAACGCTATGACAAATTCAGGCGACGCTGTTACAGAGTTCAAGTTCACTCTCCAGTACAATGACGGTTCTGAGACTCAGTACGCTGAGATCGCTACAGCTTCCGCACCTAAGGGTGAGTGGGTACAGCTTGCAAACACAAATTACAAGATCCCCGCAGGCGCTTCCGATATGCAGATCTATGTTGAAACTACAGATGAGAACAATACTGTAGACTTCTTCATCGACAATGCAGTCGGTGCTGTTGCAGGAACTAAGATCCCCGGCGCAGGACAGCCTGAAGTTCCGAATAACGGTTCAAACACAACTCCTGTATCTACTACACTTCACTACGGTGATATCAACTACGACGGTTCTATCAACTCCTTCGACCTCGTTGAAGCAAGAAAGGGCCTCATCGCAGGCGGCTTCTCAGATTCAAACGCTCAGAAGGCAGCTGACGTAAACCAGAACAGAGAATTCAATGTTGCAGACCTTCTCCTCCTTCAGGAGTTCGTTCTCGGCAAGATCAGCGAATTCCCAGTAGAGAAGCCCGTAGTTACAACACTTGAAGATCCTTCAAAGTACGAGGCTAAGTTCAGCGGTCTCTCACTTGCAGAGAGCTTCAAGAAGCAGAACGAGAACAACCCGCTTTATACTCAGCGTTTCGGTGCTGACCCGGGCTGGATGGTATACGACGGAAGACTTTACGTTTACACAACAGCTGATGAATTCGCATACAAGAATAATCAGATGATCGAAAACGACTATTCTTCAGGTTATATCAACTGCTTATCAACAGCAGACCTCGTAAACTGGACTGACCACGGTCAGATCCCTGTTGCAAAGACAAGAGTAAACGGCACACCTATTGCAAAATGGGCTAACAACGCATGGGCTCCTGACGCTGCATGGAAGAATATCAACGGACAGGATAAGTTCTTCCTCTACTTTGCAAACAACGGTTCAGGTATCGGCGTTATCACTGCTGACGACCCGACATTCACAAAGAATGTAAAGGATCCTCTCGGTCACGAACTCATTTCAAGAAGCACACCTAACAGTAACGTAACATGGCTCTTCGACCCGGGCGTTTACTATGATCCTGATACAAAGACAGGTATCATCGCATACGGCGGCGGTGTTCCAAGCGGACAGGCTGCTCAGACAAAGCAGGGACGTATCGCTAAGCTCGGCGACGACATGATCTCAATCTCAGGTACACCTATCGATCCGGGTACACCTTACCTCTTCGAGGATTCAAGCATGATCAAGATCGGCAACACATGGTATTATTCATTCTGCCACAACTGGAATGTTCCCGGTGGTACAAGCGTAAACGGTCAGTCATTCAGCAATGCTGATATCGGTTACATGACATCAACAAATCCGCTCAGCGGCTACCAGTATCAGGGTGTTGTATTCAAGAACACAGGTACACAGAGACTTGATAACGGCGGTAACAACCACCACTCAATTATCGAATTCAAGGGCGGCTACTATGTACTTTATCACTCACGTCAGCTTGAGATGCGTATGGGCGTTAACGGCGGCAAGGGTCTTAACTACAGATCACCCTGTATCGATAAGGCAACTTTAAACAACGGCAAGATCACATGTAACGGTTCACAGACAGGTGTAAGCCAGATTGAGAACCTCAACCCATATGAGACTGTACAGGCTGAAACAATGTCTAACCAGTCCAAGAACATAAGCATCAGCGGTGTTGGCAACACAACTGTAAAGGTAAAGAAGGGCGACTGGATCAAGGTCAGCGGCGTTGACCTCAGCAATGGCGTATCTTCTATCACAGTAAAGGGAAGCGGCAACGCATACGTTAAGTTCTGTGTAGGTTCTACAACAGGTACTTGCATCGGTTACGGCGAGCTCAACGGCAGCGAGAACGAACTCGCAGCAGTAGAGAATGACGTAAACGGCGTTAAGGATATCTACATGGTATTCAGCGGCGACTGCGAATTCGATTACTGGAAGTTCGCTTGA